One region of Solibacillus isronensis genomic DNA includes:
- the serS gene encoding serine--tRNA ligase, translating to MLDIKRVRDNFEEVKRMLLTRNEDLGNLDNFENLDTKRRELIAKTEVLKAERNKVSEQISVMKRNKEDATEVIARMREVGDEIKALDAELNAIEDEFKNMMMRLPNIPHESVPVGTEEDDNVEEYTWGDVPAFDFETKAHWDIAKDLDIVDFERGAKVTGSRFLFYKGLGARLERALLNFMMDLHSDQHGYTEMLPPQIVNRDSLTGTGQLPKFEEDVFKLVREEDEMDYYLIPTAEVPVTNYYRDEILSADMLPQAFSAFSANFRSEAGSAGRDTRGLIRQHQFNKVELVRFVKPEESYEQLEILTGHAEKVLQLLGLPYRKLKMCTADLGFTAAKKYDLEVWIPAQNMYREISSCSNFEDFQARRANIRFRREAGAKPEFVHTLNGSGLAIGRTVAAILENYQQEDGSVVIPEVLRPYMGGLEVITVK from the coding sequence ATGTTAGATATTAAACGCGTCCGTGATAATTTTGAAGAAGTAAAACGTATGCTTCTTACACGTAATGAGGATTTAGGAAATCTGGATAACTTTGAAAACTTAGATACAAAACGTCGTGAGTTAATCGCAAAAACAGAAGTATTGAAAGCAGAGCGCAATAAAGTGTCTGAACAAATTTCTGTAATGAAGCGCAACAAAGAAGATGCAACAGAAGTGATTGCACGTATGCGTGAAGTAGGCGATGAAATTAAAGCATTGGATGCTGAGTTAAACGCAATTGAAGATGAATTTAAAAATATGATGATGCGTTTGCCGAATATCCCGCATGAATCAGTACCTGTTGGCACAGAAGAAGATGACAACGTGGAAGAATACACTTGGGGCGATGTGCCGGCATTTGATTTTGAAACGAAGGCACACTGGGATATTGCAAAAGATTTAGATATCGTGGACTTTGAGCGCGGAGCTAAAGTTACGGGAAGCCGTTTCTTATTCTATAAAGGTTTAGGTGCACGTTTAGAGCGTGCTTTACTGAACTTCATGATGGATCTTCATTCAGATCAGCATGGCTATACAGAAATGCTGCCACCGCAAATCGTTAACCGCGATTCACTGACAGGTACAGGCCAATTACCGAAGTTTGAAGAAGATGTATTTAAATTAGTTCGTGAAGAAGATGAAATGGATTATTACTTGATTCCAACTGCGGAAGTTCCGGTAACAAACTACTACCGTGATGAAATTTTATCAGCAGATATGCTTCCTCAAGCTTTCTCTGCATTCAGCGCTAATTTCCGTTCAGAAGCAGGATCTGCTGGTCGTGATACACGTGGACTGATCCGTCAGCACCAGTTCAATAAAGTAGAATTAGTGCGCTTCGTTAAACCGGAAGAATCTTATGAGCAACTTGAAATTTTAACTGGTCATGCTGAAAAGGTATTACAGCTTTTAGGTTTACCATACCGTAAATTAAAAATGTGTACAGCAGATTTAGGATTCACAGCTGCGAAGAAGTACGATTTAGAAGTATGGATTCCTGCTCAAAACATGTACCGCGAAATTTCTTCATGTTCAAACTTCGAAGATTTCCAAGCGCGTCGTGCCAATATCCGTTTCCGTCGTGAAGCAGGTGCAAAACCGGAATTCGTTCACACGTTAAACGGTTCAGGTCTAGCAATTGGTCGTACAGTGGCAGCAATTCTGGAAAATTACCAACAAGAAGATGGTTCTGTTGTTATTCCGGAAGTGTTACGTCCATATATGGGTGGCCTAGAAGTCATTACTGTAAAATAA
- a CDS encoding GntR family transcriptional regulator encodes MKFDHDLTAETLPSKIYRILREAIIKGQLQPGERLVQDELAKTLNVSRMPIREAIKQLAAEGYVTVEPHKGAVVKQFTIHELEEIYFLRAKFEPMAAAESLKLMSPQLVIQLRELNEKMKKTDDTDEYVQLNIQFHHLLIKDCPWGKLNSIIENLWTGFPQQTPHLLPNQIATSINEHDLMVEALANNNIELTCQLLEQHITRAKYDVLKNFIQ; translated from the coding sequence ATGAAATTTGATCATGATTTAACTGCCGAAACATTGCCCTCGAAAATTTACCGGATCCTGCGCGAAGCGATTATAAAAGGTCAGCTGCAGCCAGGTGAACGCCTAGTACAGGATGAATTGGCGAAGACATTAAACGTTAGCAGAATGCCAATCCGAGAAGCTATAAAACAATTGGCTGCTGAAGGCTATGTTACAGTTGAGCCGCATAAAGGGGCTGTCGTTAAACAATTTACAATACACGAACTGGAAGAGATTTATTTTTTACGAGCAAAATTTGAACCGATGGCGGCTGCTGAAAGTTTGAAATTAATGTCACCACAACTAGTAATACAATTGCGTGAGCTAAACGAGAAAATGAAGAAAACGGATGATACAGATGAATATGTCCAACTTAATATTCAATTTCATCATCTGTTAATAAAAGATTGTCCTTGGGGGAAATTAAATAGCATTATTGAAAATTTGTGGACCGGTTTCCCTCAGCAAACACCACATCTTTTACCTAACCAGATTGCCACTTCCATTAATGAACACGATTTAATGGTGGAAGCTTTGGCTAACAATAATATTGAGCTTACATGCCAATTGCTCGAACAACATATTACACGTGCAAAATATGATGTTCTTAAAAACTTTATTCAATAA